One genomic segment of Paraburkholderia hospita includes these proteins:
- a CDS encoding amino acid kinase family protein, whose translation MWVVKIGGSLSHDPSLRDWLTQLWEVGGGRVVIVPGGGDFADSVRVYQQEWQFDDLAAHNMCLLAMTQYALMMQAVLPDLVLATNEELIRRALRKGKVAVWMPVSLMRVTPNSMTNWDTTSDSLAAWLSTSLNAERLMVVKSCPVGANVPLGTLASNGVIDASFVHYVKEANYEVELFSKTDVALVRERLLNASAV comes from the coding sequence ATGTGGGTGGTGAAGATCGGGGGCAGCCTGAGTCACGACCCGTCGCTGCGGGACTGGCTCACGCAGTTGTGGGAGGTTGGCGGCGGGCGCGTGGTGATCGTGCCAGGCGGCGGGGATTTTGCGGACAGCGTGCGCGTATATCAGCAGGAGTGGCAATTCGACGATCTCGCCGCCCACAACATGTGCCTGCTCGCGATGACGCAGTACGCGCTGATGATGCAGGCCGTGCTACCCGACCTGGTGCTTGCGACCAACGAGGAACTGATCCGGCGCGCGCTGCGCAAGGGCAAGGTTGCTGTGTGGATGCCTGTGAGCCTGATGCGCGTCACGCCCAACTCGATGACCAACTGGGACACGACCTCCGACAGCCTCGCCGCGTGGCTGTCGACGTCGCTGAACGCCGAGCGTCTGATGGTCGTGAAGTCGTGCCCGGTCGGCGCGAACGTGCCGCTCGGGACGCTCGCGTCGAATGGCGTGATCGATGCGAGCTTCGTCCACTACGTGAAAGAGGCGAATTACGAAGTCGAGCTGTTCAGCAAGACGGATGTCGCGCTGGTGCGCGAGCGGCTATTGAATGCATCGGCTGTGTGA
- a CDS encoding (5-formylfuran-3-yl)methyl phosphate synthase — translation MTALLASVRSAEEAFDAAGAGADLIDLKEPLEGALGGVSIDNIWRIARTLRSRYPVKPISATIGDLPPDALDAIAARVDEVGETGVDFVKVGVVPGPYARDCLTRIAGLHANVLPVLLCDDGVDAELVEHAVSLGFEGIVFDTAGKTGRTLLDCIDRATLARYIATIRASGAMACIAGSLGWTQLDAIRSLAPDVAGFRTALCENGRTSRLDPRRVAQWADALHHAAPVASTATA, via the coding sequence ATGACCGCATTGCTCGCAAGCGTCCGCTCCGCGGAAGAAGCGTTCGACGCAGCCGGCGCCGGCGCCGATCTCATCGATCTGAAGGAACCCCTCGAAGGCGCGCTCGGCGGCGTGTCGATCGATAACATCTGGCGCATCGCGCGCACACTGCGCTCGCGCTATCCGGTGAAACCCATCAGCGCGACAATCGGCGACCTGCCGCCCGATGCGCTCGACGCCATCGCAGCACGCGTCGATGAAGTCGGCGAGACAGGCGTGGATTTCGTCAAAGTCGGCGTCGTGCCTGGACCGTATGCGCGCGACTGCCTGACGCGCATCGCTGGCTTGCACGCCAACGTGTTGCCCGTGCTGTTGTGCGACGACGGCGTCGATGCAGAACTCGTCGAACATGCCGTCTCGCTCGGCTTCGAAGGCATCGTGTTCGATACGGCAGGCAAAACGGGCCGCACGCTGCTCGATTGCATCGACCGCGCAACGCTCGCGCGCTACATCGCGACGATTCGCGCTTCCGGCGCGATGGCCTGCATCGCCGGTTCGCTCGGCTGGACGCAACTCGACGCGATCCGCTCGCTCGCGCCCGATGTCGCTGGCTTTCGCACTGCGCTATGCGAGAACGGCCGCACCTCGCGCCTCGATCCGCGCCGCGTCGCGCAATGGGCCGACGCGCTACATCACGCTGCCCCCGTCGCGTCGACGGCCACCGCGTAA
- a CDS encoding DUF447 domain-containing protein — translation MIHETIITTCTSDGVAHTAPMGIRHDENGLTILAPFRPSKTLDNVLATRAAVINFTTDVRIFAGCVTGTQRDWPTSPATKVPSLRLKESLAHTELTLDHITEDDPQRPVLHMRCVHTETHAPFTGFNRAQAAVVEGAILVSRLFMLPADKIDREMAYLQIAIDKTAGPDELIAWQWITAAVERFRTTGDAADKKTAPHSS, via the coding sequence ATGATCCACGAAACCATCATCACAACATGCACGAGCGACGGTGTCGCCCACACCGCCCCGATGGGCATTCGTCACGACGAAAACGGCCTGACGATCCTGGCCCCGTTCAGGCCATCGAAAACGTTGGACAACGTGTTAGCCACCCGCGCAGCGGTAATCAACTTCACAACAGATGTCCGCATCTTCGCCGGCTGCGTAACCGGCACCCAACGCGACTGGCCGACAAGCCCGGCGACCAAAGTCCCCAGCCTCAGGCTAAAAGAATCCCTAGCCCACACCGAACTAACCCTCGACCACATCACAGAAGACGACCCCCAACGTCCAGTCCTCCACATGCGCTGCGTGCACACCGAAACCCACGCCCCATTCACGGGCTTCAACCGCGCCCAGGCGGCCGTCGTCGAAGGCGCAATCCTCGTGAGCCGGCTTTTCATGCTGCCCGCCGACAAGATCGACCGCGAAATGGCCTACCTTCAAATCGCCATCGACAAAACCGCCGGCCCCGACGAACTCATCGCATGGCAATGGATCACAGCAGCAGTAGAACGCTTCCGCACAACCGGCGACGCAGCCGACAAAAAAACCGCACCGCACTCGTCCTGA
- the pqqA gene encoding pyrroloquinoline quinone precursor peptide PqqA has translation MQWTTPGYTDMRFGFEITMYIATR, from the coding sequence ATGCAGTGGACTACCCCTGGATATACCGACATGCGTTTCGGGTTTGAAATTACGATGTATATCGCCACTAGGTGA
- a CDS encoding form I ribulose bisphosphate carboxylase large subunit: MNDFSKEAVKPAGSESTQQRSRYSAGVLKYREMGYWQPDYTPKDTDIIALFRITPQPGVEPEEAAAAVAGESSTATWTVVWTDRLTACDMYRAKAFRVDPVPNASESEPQYFAFIAYDLDLFEEGSVANLTASIIGNVFGFKPLKALRLEDMRIPVAYLKTFQGPPTGIVVERERLDKYGRPLLGATVKPKLGLSGKNYGRVVYEGLKGGLDFLKDDENINSQPFMHWRDRYLFAMEAVARAQAETGELKGHYLNVTAGTMEDMYERAEFAKELGSCIVMIDLVIGWTAITSMGRWARKNDMILHLHRAGHGTYTRQRNHGISFRVIAKWLRMAGVDHAHAGTAVGKLDGDPLSVQGYYNVLRESHNPVDLTRGLYFDQPWAGLRKVMPVASGGIHAGQMHQLLDLFGDDAILQFGGGTIGHPSGIQAGATANRVALETMVKARNEGRDIGNEGPDLLEAAARHCTPLKQALDTWGDITFNYTPTDTPDFAVTPSVA; the protein is encoded by the coding sequence ATGAACGATTTCAGCAAGGAAGCCGTGAAGCCCGCAGGCAGCGAAAGCACCCAACAACGCTCGCGCTATTCGGCGGGTGTCCTCAAGTATCGCGAGATGGGCTACTGGCAACCGGACTACACGCCAAAAGACACCGACATCATCGCTCTGTTCCGCATCACGCCGCAGCCAGGCGTCGAGCCCGAAGAAGCCGCCGCCGCCGTGGCGGGCGAATCGTCGACGGCCACCTGGACCGTGGTCTGGACCGACCGCCTGACCGCGTGCGACATGTACCGCGCAAAAGCGTTTCGCGTCGACCCCGTGCCCAACGCCAGCGAGAGCGAACCGCAGTACTTCGCGTTCATCGCCTATGACCTCGATCTGTTCGAGGAAGGATCGGTCGCGAATCTGACGGCCTCGATCATCGGCAATGTGTTCGGCTTCAAGCCCTTGAAAGCGCTGCGGCTCGAAGACATGCGCATCCCCGTCGCGTATCTGAAGACCTTTCAGGGCCCGCCGACAGGCATCGTCGTCGAACGCGAACGGCTCGACAAATACGGCCGTCCGCTGCTCGGCGCAACCGTCAAGCCGAAGCTCGGGCTGTCGGGCAAGAACTATGGCCGCGTCGTCTACGAAGGCCTCAAGGGCGGCCTCGATTTTCTGAAGGATGACGAAAACATCAACTCGCAGCCCTTCATGCACTGGCGCGACCGCTATCTGTTCGCGATGGAAGCGGTGGCCCGCGCGCAAGCCGAGACGGGCGAACTGAAGGGCCATTACCTGAACGTGACGGCCGGCACGATGGAGGACATGTACGAGCGCGCCGAATTCGCGAAGGAACTCGGCTCGTGCATCGTCATGATCGATCTGGTGATCGGCTGGACGGCCATCACGTCGATGGGACGCTGGGCGCGCAAGAACGACATGATCCTGCATCTGCACCGTGCAGGGCATGGCACGTACACGCGGCAGCGCAATCACGGCATTTCGTTTCGCGTGATTGCGAAGTGGCTGCGCATGGCGGGCGTCGATCATGCGCATGCGGGCACGGCTGTCGGCAAGCTCGATGGCGATCCGCTCTCGGTGCAGGGCTACTACAACGTGCTGCGCGAATCGCACAACCCCGTCGATCTCACGCGCGGCCTCTATTTCGACCAGCCGTGGGCGGGCTTGCGCAAGGTGATGCCCGTCGCGTCGGGCGGCATTCACGCAGGGCAGATGCATCAGCTGCTCGATCTGTTCGGCGACGACGCGATCCTGCAGTTCGGCGGCGGCACGATCGGCCATCCGTCCGGGATTCAGGCGGGCGCGACGGCAAACCGCGTCGCGCTCGAAACGATGGTCAAGGCGCGCAACGAAGGCCGCGACATTGGCAACGAAGGCCCCGATCTGCTCGAAGCGGCAGCGCGTCATTGCACGCCGCTCAAGCAGGCGCTCGATACATGGGGCGATATCACGTTTAACTACACGCCGACCGATACACCCGATTTCGCGGTCACGCCGAGCGTCGCCTGA
- a CDS encoding ribulose bisphosphate carboxylase small subunit, with protein MRITQGTFSFLPDLTDDEIRMQIQYALSEGWSCSVEFTDDPHPRNTYWEMWGLPMFDLRDAAGVMMEVTRCREAYPQHYIKVNAFDSVRGFETMRLSFIVNRPDVEPTFVLGRQEDRSRVQRYSLTTVRAAPR; from the coding sequence ATGCGTATCACCCAAGGAACGTTTTCTTTCCTTCCCGACCTGACCGACGACGAAATCCGCATGCAGATCCAGTACGCACTGAGCGAGGGCTGGTCGTGCTCGGTCGAATTCACCGACGACCCGCATCCGCGCAATACGTACTGGGAAATGTGGGGCCTGCCGATGTTCGATCTGCGCGACGCGGCGGGCGTGATGATGGAAGTGACGAGGTGCCGCGAAGCGTATCCGCAGCACTACATCAAGGTGAATGCGTTCGATTCGGTGCGCGGCTTCGAGACGATGCGGCTGTCGTTCATCGTGAACCGGCCGGATGTGGAACCGACCTTCGTGCTGGGACGTCAGGAAGACCGCTCGCGTGTGCAGCGCTATTCGCTCACGACGGTACGCGCCGCGCCACGCTAG
- the cbbX gene encoding CbbX protein — protein sequence MNAVVTEPLAQNETQAPRVDLLALFRESGIADVLDELDRDLVGLAPVKTRIREVAAQLLVGRAREALGIESGAPTLHMCFSGNPGTGKTTVALRMADVLFRLGYIRRNHLVSVTRDDLVGQYIGHTAPKTREVLKRAMGGVLFIDEAYYLYRPENERDYGQESIEILLQTMENQRNDLVVILAGYAARMDTFFRSNPGFRSRIAHHLSFPDYAPDELLLIAERMLDTMHYRFDADARRAFEDYLARRVRQPNFANARSVRNALDRARLRQANRLFAHALGGGASADPAALTLLSAADIRASSVFSESGGAGTEPGAAPEFPTS from the coding sequence ATGAACGCCGTCGTAACGGAGCCACTGGCGCAAAACGAAACGCAAGCGCCGCGCGTCGATCTGCTCGCGCTCTTTCGCGAATCGGGCATCGCCGATGTGCTCGACGAACTCGACCGCGATCTGGTCGGCCTCGCACCCGTGAAGACGCGCATCCGCGAAGTCGCCGCGCAACTGCTGGTGGGCCGCGCGCGTGAGGCGCTCGGCATCGAAAGCGGCGCGCCGACGCTGCATATGTGCTTCAGCGGCAATCCCGGCACGGGCAAGACGACCGTCGCGCTGCGCATGGCGGACGTGCTGTTCCGGCTCGGCTATATCCGGCGCAATCATCTGGTTTCTGTGACGCGCGATGATCTCGTCGGCCAGTACATCGGCCACACCGCGCCGAAAACGCGCGAAGTCCTCAAGCGCGCGATGGGCGGCGTGCTGTTCATCGACGAAGCGTATTACCTGTATCGCCCGGAAAACGAGCGCGATTACGGGCAGGAGTCGATCGAAATCCTGCTCCAGACGATGGAGAATCAGCGCAACGATCTGGTCGTGATTCTGGCCGGCTACGCCGCGCGGATGGATACCTTTTTTCGCAGCAATCCGGGCTTTCGCTCGCGGATTGCGCACCATCTGTCGTTTCCCGACTATGCACCCGACGAACTGCTGCTGATCGCCGAGCGCATGCTCGACACGATGCATTACCGGTTCGACGCCGACGCGCGCCGTGCTTTCGAGGACTACCTCGCGCGGCGCGTGCGTCAGCCGAACTTCGCGAACGCGCGCTCGGTGCGCAACGCGCTCGACCGCGCGCGTCTGCGCCAGGCCAATCGCCTGTTCGCGCATGCGCTGGGCGGCGGCGCGAGCGCCGACCCCGCCGCGCTGACGCTGCTGAGCGCCGCCGATATCCGCGCGAGCAGCGTGTTCTCCGAATCAGGCGGCGCCGGGACCGAACCCGGCGCCGCGCCAGAATTCCCCACTTCGTAG
- a CDS encoding class 1 fructose-bisphosphatase, which produces MRHANITLTRFLAGDADQLMSTRPPTGLQVVLHDVAASVKTIGAALARGTLGDRAQADSVAGGAVLAYSTRRRKLAEAAVRNGRTDHVDNAVTPEYQLAFDPLNCPWNADINGTAGSIFSVMRVQAQGSDVSGSDARAEAYGELDCESYGEAYGAPFLQPGREQAAAGYTIYGPATMLVITLGEGTHGFTLDGQTDEFMLTHPSIRIPEETGEIAVDASNERFWEPPVRRYVHECREGRAGCRERDFSLRWSDALVPEVHRILMRGGLFLMPRDYRTRSAMRGRLSAVYDASPLGFLVEQAGGMATTGRERVLDGAPRTFHERMPLILGSSNEVTRIGRYHREHDLGIDMPFTSPLFRERSLFLPETSV; this is translated from the coding sequence ATGCGTCACGCAAACATTACGCTCACGAGGTTCCTGGCCGGCGACGCGGACCAATTGATGTCGACGCGGCCGCCCACCGGCTTGCAGGTCGTGCTGCACGACGTCGCGGCGTCGGTGAAGACGATCGGCGCGGCGCTTGCGCGCGGCACGCTGGGCGACCGCGCACAGGCGGATTCGGTGGCGGGCGGCGCGGTGCTCGCGTATTCCACGCGACGCCGCAAGCTGGCCGAAGCGGCAGTGCGTAACGGGCGTACGGATCATGTGGACAATGCGGTCACGCCCGAGTACCAGCTTGCATTCGACCCGCTGAACTGCCCGTGGAATGCGGACATCAACGGCACGGCGGGCTCGATCTTTTCGGTGATGCGTGTGCAGGCGCAAGGCAGCGATGTGAGTGGCAGTGACGCGCGAGCCGAAGCCTACGGCGAACTGGACTGCGAATCCTATGGCGAAGCCTACGGTGCACCGTTCCTTCAACCCGGCCGCGAACAGGCGGCAGCGGGCTACACGATCTACGGCCCGGCGACGATGCTCGTCATTACCCTCGGCGAAGGCACGCACGGCTTCACGCTCGATGGGCAGACGGACGAGTTCATGCTCACGCATCCGTCGATCCGCATTCCCGAGGAGACGGGCGAGATTGCCGTCGATGCATCCAACGAGCGCTTCTGGGAGCCGCCCGTGCGCCGCTACGTGCACGAGTGCCGCGAAGGCCGCGCGGGCTGCCGCGAGCGTGATTTCAGCCTGCGCTGGAGCGACGCGCTGGTGCCCGAAGTGCATCGCATCCTGATGCGCGGCGGGCTGTTCCTGATGCCGCGCGACTACCGCACGCGCTCGGCAATGCGCGGCCGCCTGTCCGCCGTCTACGATGCGAGCCCGCTTGGTTTTCTGGTCGAGCAGGCGGGTGGTATGGCGACAACGGGCCGCGAGCGCGTGCTCGACGGCGCGCCACGCACGTTCCATGAGCGCATGCCGCTGATACTGGGCTCATCGAACGAGGTGACGCGGATTGGCCGATATCACCGCGAGCACGATCTTGGCATCGACATGCCTTTCACGTCGCCGCTTTTTCGTGAGCGCTCGTTGTTCCTTCCGGAAACCTCGGTCTGA
- a CDS encoding phosphoribulokinase, which yields MSVRHPIVAVTGSSGAGTTTVMRSFTHIFRREKINAQIVEGDAFHRYDRLGMREALRQSERDGVRNFSHFGPDANLLEELEQLFASYGNSGGGKFRRYVHDEADAVVYKQDPGTFTPWEDISPGTDMMFYEGLHGAAVTSKVDIAQHADLLVGVVPIINLEWIQKLHRDQTLRGYSHEAVVDTILRRMPDYVNYICPQFSRTHVNFQRVPTVDTSNPFTAREIPQPDESFVVIRFSKPKGIDFPYLLTMLHDSFMSRPNVIVVPGGKMGLAMQLIFTPMILQLRDRKSRA from the coding sequence ATGTCAGTCAGACATCCGATCGTTGCCGTAACGGGGTCGAGCGGCGCGGGCACGACCACCGTCATGAGGAGCTTCACGCACATTTTTCGCAGGGAGAAGATCAATGCGCAGATTGTCGAAGGCGATGCGTTCCACCGGTACGACCGGCTCGGCATGCGCGAAGCGCTGCGGCAGAGCGAGCGGGACGGCGTGCGCAACTTCAGCCACTTCGGGCCCGATGCGAATTTGCTCGAAGAGCTGGAGCAGCTGTTCGCGAGCTACGGGAACTCGGGCGGCGGGAAGTTTCGGCGCTACGTGCACGATGAAGCGGACGCCGTGGTGTACAAGCAGGACCCGGGGACTTTTACGCCATGGGAGGATATTTCGCCGGGCACGGACATGATGTTTTACGAAGGGCTTCATGGTGCGGCCGTGACCAGCAAGGTCGACATCGCACAGCATGCGGATCTGCTCGTCGGTGTTGTGCCGATCATAAATCTGGAGTGGATTCAAAAGCTGCATCGTGACCAGACGCTGCGCGGTTATTCGCATGAGGCAGTGGTGGATACTATTTTGCGGCGGATGCCGGATTATGTGAATTACATCTGTCCGCAATTTTCGCGTACGCATGTCAATTTTCAACGTGTTCCCACTGTTGATACTTCTAATCCTTTTACTGCTCGGGAGATTCCGCAGCCTGATGAGAGTTTTGTAGTGATTCGGTTCTCTAAGCCTAAAGGTATCGACTTTCCTTATCTGCTTACGATGCTGCACGATTCGTTTATGTCGCGGCCTAACGTTATTGTTGTGCCTGGCGGCAAGATGGGGCTTGCTATGCAGTTGATTTTTACGCCTATGATTTTGCAGTTAAGGGATAGGAAGTCACGTGCGTGA
- a CDS encoding DUF6513 domain-containing protein, producing the protein MEHIVFLTGRLAEKSVVQVLEGMTNAPFTWEVREIGLQVAALMTADMIRRRVTLPLRADRMIVPGRCRGDLLALSEHFGLPVERGPEEAKDLPLHFGHAARKFDLSRYSTEIFAEIVDAPRLDLEGIAARAKHYAEQGADVIDVGCLPDTPFPHLEDAVRMLKAGGYRVSVDSMVTDELLRGGRAGADYLMSLNVDTLWVADEVPSTPIVVAREPHDMASLHHAIDALVARGKPFLADPILDPIPFGFAASIARYVALREQYPDVAIMLGVGNLTELTEADTSGINAVLLGIAAELRVSAVLTTSVSLHARRAVREADVARRVMHAAFEAQVLPKGIDSDLSALHSKRPFPYDADEIAAFAEQVRDPNFRVQVTTDGIHVYNRDVHVVEVDPFALYPHLKLENDGGHAFYMGVQTARAEIAWRLGKRFDQDQVLDWGCQVERSAEDLEVWCAPGTTKVKRSK; encoded by the coding sequence ATGGAACACATCGTCTTCCTGACTGGCAGGCTCGCCGAGAAAAGCGTCGTGCAGGTGCTGGAGGGCATGACGAACGCGCCGTTCACTTGGGAAGTGCGCGAGATCGGCTTGCAGGTAGCCGCGCTGATGACAGCCGATATGATCCGGCGGCGGGTGACGTTGCCGCTGCGCGCGGATCGGATGATCGTGCCGGGGCGCTGTCGCGGTGATCTTCTTGCGTTGAGTGAGCACTTTGGCTTGCCCGTCGAGCGTGGGCCAGAGGAAGCGAAGGATCTGCCGCTGCATTTCGGGCACGCCGCGCGCAAGTTCGATTTGTCGCGTTACTCGACGGAGATTTTTGCGGAGATCGTCGATGCGCCGAGACTCGATCTCGAGGGTATCGCTGCGCGGGCTAAGCATTATGCGGAGCAAGGTGCGGATGTGATTGACGTGGGCTGTCTGCCTGATACGCCGTTTCCGCATCTCGAGGATGCCGTGCGGATGCTCAAGGCTGGCGGTTATCGTGTGAGCGTCGATTCGATGGTGACGGATGAACTTCTGCGCGGCGGACGCGCGGGGGCCGATTATCTGATGAGTCTCAACGTGGACACGTTGTGGGTCGCTGATGAAGTACCGTCGACGCCAATCGTCGTTGCGCGCGAGCCGCACGATATGGCTTCTTTGCATCACGCGATCGATGCGCTCGTTGCGCGTGGTAAGCCGTTTCTGGCTGATCCTATTCTTGATCCGATTCCGTTTGGCTTTGCTGCTTCCATTGCGCGGTATGTCGCGTTGCGAGAGCAGTATCCTGATGTTGCCATCATGCTTGGTGTTGGGAATCTTACTGAGCTGACTGAAGCTGATACGAGCGGTATCAATGCGGTGCTGCTTGGTATTGCTGCTGAGTTGCGCGTCTCTGCCGTGTTGACCACTTCCGTTAGCCTGCATGCGCGGCGTGCCGTGCGTGAGGCCGACGTCGCGCGGCGTGTCATGCATGCAGCTTTTGAGGCGCAGGTGCTGCCTAAAGGGATTGATTCTGATCTGTCTGCGTTGCATTCCAAGCGGCCTTTTCCTTACGACGCCGATGAGATCGCTGCGTTTGCCGAACAGGTGCGAGATCCGAATTTTCGTGTTCAGGTCACCACGGATGGGATTCATGTTTATAACCGCGATGTGCATGTGGTTGAAGTTGATCCCTTTGCGTTGTATCCGCATCTGAAGCTCGAGAATGATGGCGGGCATGCTTTCTATATGGGTGTGCAGACTGCACGGGCTGAGATTGCCTGGCGATTGGGCAAACGGTTTGATCAGGATCAGGTTCTGGATTGGGGGTGTCAGGTTGAGCGTAGCGCTGAAGACCTGGAGGTCTGGTGTGCCCCTGGCACGACGAAGGTGAAACGTTCGAAATAG
- a CDS encoding flavoprotein: protein MSAPTPARRPGVFRPDARFAWCITGSGHMLEESIDIALALPGADLFLSAAGEEVLPLYGWPVPKLREHFRVLRDNSASSVPVGMLYEGLYHTVVIAPATSNTVAKCAFGISDTLPTNLYAQAGKQCVPGIVFACDTEPSVITQSPHEWVEVRPRAIELENVERLARIEYTTVARSLDELRAALSERLLNLGLAWNTSSS from the coding sequence ATGAGCGCACCGACGCCCGCCCGCCGCCCTGGCGTTTTTCGCCCCGACGCGCGCTTCGCGTGGTGCATCACGGGCTCAGGCCATATGCTGGAAGAATCGATCGACATCGCGCTCGCGCTGCCGGGCGCCGATCTGTTTCTTTCCGCTGCCGGCGAAGAAGTGTTGCCGCTTTACGGCTGGCCGGTGCCGAAGCTGCGCGAGCATTTTCGCGTGTTGCGCGACAACAGCGCGAGCAGCGTGCCCGTCGGGATGCTGTACGAGGGCCTTTATCACACGGTCGTGATTGCGCCTGCGACCAGCAACACGGTTGCCAAATGCGCGTTCGGCATCTCCGACACGCTGCCGACCAATCTCTATGCGCAGGCGGGCAAGCAATGCGTGCCCGGCATCGTTTTCGCGTGCGACACCGAGCCGAGCGTCATCACGCAGAGCCCGCACGAATGGGTCGAAGTGCGCCCGCGCGCGATCGAGCTGGAGAATGTCGAGCGGCTTGCGCGCATCGAATACACGACCGTCGCGCGCTCGCTCGACGAACTGCGCGCGGCATTGAGCGAACGGCTATTGAACCTCGGGCTCGCATGGAACACATCGTCTTCCTGA